Proteins from a single region of Candidatus Amarolinea dominans:
- a CDS encoding cytochrome c — MQRAGAPGRFDARQQRAGMGMGMGMASGMMERHRAQVPAPYAGLSSPVKADAESLTRGAAVFTANCATCHGDGGMGDGPAGASLNPAPAAVAHTSQMMGDDYLFWRISEGGVSFTTAMPVWKEALTEQQRWDVINYVRALGRGDVKPGQAVGGAAYDPQAEAAQRAEVLAQSVAKGQITQAQADNFTIVHAALEDHMAASPHDSGSGNPAERQAAVLAELVQDGAITQAQADMFSKTHDLLHAAGLIE; from the coding sequence GTGCAGCGCGCCGGCGCCCCAGGTCGCTTCGACGCCAGGCAACAGCGCGCAGGCATGGGCATGGGGATGGGCATGGCGAGCGGCATGATGGAGCGCCATCGCGCACAGGTTCCGGCGCCGTATGCCGGATTATCCAGCCCGGTGAAGGCTGATGCGGAATCGCTGACGCGGGGCGCGGCCGTTTTTACGGCCAACTGCGCCACCTGTCATGGCGACGGCGGCATGGGCGATGGCCCGGCCGGCGCCAGCCTGAACCCTGCGCCCGCGGCGGTTGCCCACACCAGTCAGATGATGGGCGATGACTATCTGTTCTGGCGCATCAGCGAGGGCGGCGTCTCGTTTACCACGGCCATGCCGGTTTGGAAAGAGGCGTTGACTGAGCAGCAGCGCTGGGATGTGATCAACTACGTGCGCGCCCTGGGCCGCGGCGATGTGAAGCCGGGCCAGGCAGTGGGCGGCGCTGCATACGATCCACAGGCCGAGGCGGCGCAGCGCGCCGAGGTTCTGGCGCAGTCCGTGGCCAAAGGCCAGATCACACAGGCGCAAGCAGACAACTTCACCATCGTGCATGCCGCGCTGGAAGATCACATGGCTGCATCCCCGCATGACTCGGGCAGCGGCAATCCGGCTGAACGCCAGGCCGCGGTGCTGGCCGAACTGGTGCAGGATGGCGCGATTACGCAGGCCCAGGCTGACATGTTCAGCAAGACGCACGATCTGCTGCACGCAGCCGGCTTGATCGAATAG
- a CDS encoding DUF2231 domain-containing protein → MPTNLHPLFVHFPIALLLSSVAFSWAGRLWQGKNFDQAAWYTLLLGLAGTLVTLITGLLAAQGVPADSPALATLNTHKLLGIATFVIFGMQALCAYRSKGVYSPGKRILHTVIQLIGVALIVVVGLYGGELVYTFGVGVSAIAP, encoded by the coding sequence ATGCCGACCAATCTGCACCCTCTCTTCGTTCACTTCCCCATTGCCCTTTTGCTCAGCAGCGTCGCCTTCAGTTGGGCCGGGCGGCTGTGGCAAGGTAAAAACTTCGACCAGGCCGCGTGGTACACCCTGCTGCTTGGCCTGGCCGGCACGCTCGTCACTCTGATCACGGGCCTGCTCGCTGCGCAAGGCGTCCCCGCGGACAGCCCGGCGCTGGCCACCCTCAACACCCATAAACTGCTGGGGATCGCTACGTTCGTGATCTTCGGCATGCAGGCCCTCTGCGCGTATCGCAGCAAGGGCGTCTACAGCCCTGGCAAACGCATCTTGCACACGGTGATTCAACTGATCGGCGTCGCTCTGATCGTTGTGGTCGGTCTGTATGGCGGCGAATTGGTCTACACATTTGGCGTCGGGGTCTCGGCCATCGCACCATGA
- a CDS encoding DUF2249 domain-containing protein: MSNETVLDIRPIHPAQRHPLIFDLFDGLEAGGSFILVNDHNPKPLYYQFQAELTGQFTWEYLEEGPAMWRVRIGRR; this comes from the coding sequence ATGAGTAACGAAACCGTCCTGGATATTCGCCCGATTCACCCGGCTCAGCGCCACCCCTTGATCTTCGACCTGTTCGATGGACTGGAAGCGGGCGGAAGTTTTATCTTGGTCAATGACCACAATCCGAAGCCGCTGTACTATCAATTCCAGGCGGAGCTGACCGGTCAGTTCACCTGGGAATACCTGGAAGAAGGCCCCGCCATGTGGCGAGTACGCATCGGCCGCCGTTGA
- a CDS encoding cupin domain-containing protein, translating into MTHVLVPHWQEKVIFSPAGPQPQVVAESDKFKTIMAGLEPGQKIPPHPEATAIYHFLDGSGWMQVDDERFAVAAGATVFTPEGAKRGIEADSRLAFLATRLA; encoded by the coding sequence ATGACCCATGTACTGGTTCCCCATTGGCAGGAAAAGGTGATATTCTCGCCGGCCGGCCCACAGCCGCAGGTTGTGGCCGAGAGCGACAAGTTCAAGACGATCATGGCCGGGCTGGAGCCTGGGCAGAAGATTCCCCCGCATCCAGAGGCAACCGCCATCTATCACTTCCTCGACGGCAGCGGCTGGATGCAGGTGGACGATGAGCGTTTCGCGGTCGCGGCGGGCGCTACGGTTTTCACCCCGGAAGGCGCGAAGCGCGGCATCGAAGCCGACAGCCGGCTGGCCTTCCTGGCAACGCGGCTGGCGTAA
- a CDS encoding DNRLRE domain-containing protein yields MATDTPTPTDTPTVTPTATDTPTATDTPTATDTPTPTDTPTDTPTPTDTPTPTDTPTATDTPTITPTATDTPTETPTTVPTGVVILQQGRAGYEGGGDAAIRADAPTANFGKEPLLAVQSGGRSAVLLRFDLPDLRGFADVSKATLEIHARQRSASTRLFIAAYEVTQDWDPATVTWQEAAAGTAWGTPGGDKRQAPAATGVLLSDHIWYRLDITPLVQRWLSGQTPNFGLLIRATSDAPVRFDLASNEITTGALQPRLVLNYRPVTPTPTPTATDTATSTPTDTPTPTATDTATPTPTDTATPTPTETATPTPTATATLTPTATATPTPTGTATPTATDTATPTATETATPTPTETATPTPTATATPTALTPTPTPSGPGQPTATPGIITRPTGTPTPGLSPAPTVLAPVATTTPVAGMQARIEIVWPHNGAAVSQADQANVTAYLFADGNLNPVSCSATPTVRLWMAQNSEPATFVGRGDKRLATDAGRTFPVWDFNDVDVSAARNAANTLHFFVTVDEESAAHNVWSHGSSPLTRPAAVRAPSGVAAGRPLALDARIVSVQSAGNLPVAQATRGMLSVHLFVANSLQAVVGDRAWQPDVRLHWAVNSGVDQAPQGIAGAPRSLTVGNVTFTAWDFADFDLSLARDPANQIYFWVDVPGVPTFSNVWVYGTDTRTYHPLADVPATNCR; encoded by the coding sequence ATGGCTACGGACACCCCGACGCCAACCGACACCCCAACCGTTACGCCGACGGCTACGGACACCCCAACCGCAACCGATACGCCAACGGCTACGGACACCCCGACGCCGACCGATACCCCCACGGATACCCCGACGCCGACCGACACACCAACGCCGACCGACACGCCGACCGCGACCGACACCCCAACCATTACGCCGACGGCTACGGACACCCCCACCGAAACGCCGACCACGGTTCCCACCGGGGTGGTCATCCTGCAGCAGGGGCGCGCCGGTTACGAGGGCGGCGGCGATGCGGCTATCCGGGCCGACGCGCCCACGGCCAATTTCGGCAAAGAACCGCTGCTGGCCGTGCAGTCCGGCGGCCGCTCGGCCGTCCTGCTGCGCTTCGACCTGCCCGACCTGAGGGGCTTCGCCGATGTCTCTAAGGCCACGCTGGAGATTCACGCCCGTCAGCGTTCGGCCAGCACCCGGCTCTTCATCGCGGCCTACGAAGTGACGCAGGACTGGGATCCGGCGACAGTGACCTGGCAGGAGGCGGCCGCGGGTACCGCCTGGGGGACGCCAGGCGGCGACAAGCGTCAGGCGCCGGCAGCCACCGGCGTGCTGCTCAGCGACCACATCTGGTACCGCCTGGACATCACGCCGCTCGTGCAGCGTTGGCTCAGCGGGCAGACGCCCAACTTCGGACTGCTGATCCGGGCCACCAGCGATGCGCCGGTGCGTTTCGATCTCGCCAGCAACGAAATCACCACGGGCGCCTTGCAGCCGCGCCTGGTGCTCAACTATCGCCCGGTGACGCCTACGCCAACGCCGACGGCAACGGATACGGCCACCTCGACGCCGACCGACACGCCTACTCCGACCGCCACGGATACAGCCACCCCGACGCCGACCGACACGGCGACGCCAACTCCGACCGAGACGGCTACGCCGACCCCGACCGCCACGGCGACGCTAACGCCGACCGCCACGGCCACGCCTACTCCGACCGGGACGGCCACGCCGACCGCGACCGACACGGCCACGCCAACCGCGACCGAGACGGCCACACCGACGCCGACTGAGACGGCGACGCCAACGCCGACCGCTACGGCCACGCCAACGGCGCTGACTCCGACCCCGACGCCGAGCGGGCCGGGTCAACCCACGGCCACGCCGGGCATTATCACCAGGCCAACCGGCACCCCCACTCCCGGCCTATCCCCTGCGCCGACCGTCCTTGCGCCCGTGGCGACCACCACGCCCGTCGCCGGGATGCAGGCCAGGATCGAAATCGTGTGGCCGCACAACGGCGCGGCGGTCAGCCAGGCCGATCAAGCCAATGTCACGGCCTATCTGTTTGCGGATGGCAATCTGAACCCGGTGAGTTGCAGCGCCACGCCCACCGTGCGCCTGTGGATGGCGCAGAACAGCGAGCCAGCGACCTTCGTGGGCCGCGGGGACAAGCGCCTGGCCACCGATGCCGGCCGCACCTTCCCGGTGTGGGACTTCAACGACGTGGATGTCAGCGCGGCGCGTAATGCCGCCAACACGCTGCACTTCTTCGTCACCGTGGATGAGGAGAGCGCCGCGCACAACGTCTGGTCGCATGGCAGCAGCCCGCTGACCCGCCCGGCCGCGGTGCGGGCGCCAAGCGGGGTGGCGGCCGGACGGCCGTTGGCCCTCGATGCGCGCATCGTCTCGGTGCAGAGCGCCGGCAACCTGCCGGTGGCGCAGGCCACGCGGGGCATGCTGAGCGTCCATCTGTTCGTAGCCAACAGCCTGCAAGCCGTGGTGGGCGACCGCGCCTGGCAGCCTGATGTGCGCCTGCATTGGGCGGTCAACAGCGGCGTGGATCAAGCACCGCAGGGCATCGCCGGCGCGCCGCGGTCGCTGACGGTCGGCAACGTCACCTTCACCGCCTGGGACTTCGCCGATTTCGACCTCAGCCTGGCGCGCGACCCGGCCAATCAGATTTACTTCTGGGTGGATGTGCCCGGCGTGCCCACCTTCAGCAACGTCTGGGTCTACGGCACAGACACACGCACCTATCATCCCCTGGCCGATGTGCCCGCAACCAACTGCCGCTGA